The sequence below is a genomic window from Liolophura sinensis isolate JHLJ2023 chromosome 2, CUHK_Ljap_v2, whole genome shotgun sequence.
tttacctatttctttCCCTGAAATCCGTGCAATCACTGCTTCCAAATATCTTTGATTGTGGCGATGCAATGTGCGTACTTTCAAAAACCAGTTTGATTCATGTGTTTAGATTTTGCATAATTAGCATGCGGTATGCATGCGCTTTCTGTTAAACAGATTGTCATATCTCAAACAGATCAACAAATCTAAATTGTTGCAAGTTTttactggcatacatgtacatatacatatagcaaTGAGTATTGTATAAGTGTTTTAGGATCAGATGTTTTATCCTTGAGTTTTCAGACGTCACATTAGGATCAGGTGTTTTTCCTGGGGTTTTCAGATATCACATTAGGTTTGTGTGGTTTATCCTTGGGTTTTCAGATGTCACATTAGGATCATCCGTTCCGAACGGCACACATCCCTGGTGTTGCAGAAATAATATCTACTGTCAAgtctcatttaaatatttgattttttttattttgattggtgttttacgccgtactcaacaatatttcacttatacgacggcggccagcattgtggtggaaggaaataggacagagaccgggggaaacgcacgaccatccgcaggttgctgtcagaccatcccacgtacggccggtgaggaagtcAGTGACCGCACTCATGTAAATACGACAGAATCTTGTTGATTTTACTCGGGATTTAATACACGTTTGATTCTTTTCAGTCTCCTTATATTCTTTAGAGAGTTGTAGTAAAGCGATCTGACAGCACATAAAATATATCCTCGGCACAATATGcctatttcttttcattttttgttgttgttgttttttttttgtttgctgacGCTTAAAATTGcccatgtatttttatttatcagaAAACCTGGTGGGTTTCGAtgagtatgtacatgtttaaaaccaagTGTCACGAAAACAAAATACCTTTATTTGTGAACACAAAACAGGAATTGACATATCAAAGTCATCCTTGTTTGAGCCCCAAATTCGGAAATATTTACCATAAGACGCCAGGGCTATCTCAAAAGTGCTGTAATACTTATTTCCTTTCAAGAACTAAAGTTTTTGCTACTATAAGTTAATAAATTGCGTAAGGTTACATTTCCGGTGGCTGTCACTTCTCTAAATAGTTGATAATAACATATACTGAACTATTATAGTCCacttcacaaaaacattttactggATAACGGTAAGTGCATGATATTTACAACGATCTCCATCTCAGTGAAGTTCATAATTCACCTGTGCAGAAGAGTTATAGAATACTCGCCCACTCTGGCGTGGAGAAAATATAAATCTCCACCTGGAGCTTATGAGCTGCCATCTTCATTTTATCAAGTCATACATTTCGCTtatagttttgttttctgtaataatCCAGCAGGCAGAAATTAACAATCCACAAGACTCGATAAATGGTGAATATTAATAAAAGATACTGTATCCAGTCAAACAGCGGCTTCCCTAATGCTGGAGAGGAAAGACGAACCAACCACAACTACGCATTCACGGTCGATTGCAGACGAAATCTGAGACTACAAACACTGGAAATCCGTCACGCAACAATAAGgcacattaaaccctaagcggtcactcactcactcactcaattccCACCGAGGGCAGTGAATATCAGGGAATATGATGATTTATGCCATCTCATAGTCCATGTCTTAGGCTTTAGTGGAAACAAAAGACTGACGTCTTACTTGTGGGCGTTTGTGGAGTGTAAACGTTGTTATTTGAGGAACAGTTGTTTTGCACCAATATGCCTTGCAAATCTGCTTACTACATTTAAATAGGACAATTTGACTATAGCTTACTAAACTGGGTGGTTTCCACCAAGTATTTTTTGCCCTTTCTCCCGTTAAAACTGACCGTCGTTAAAGCTGGCCGCTATTGAAtatcatatatgatatatatcatATTCATATATGAATGTggcgtttaacaacaatcatgTTACTTTCTCTTTCCATTATAGAAAATCTGTGGTATTCACAAGTGGGAGGTTGGGAGCGAAAAGCACAGGAACGCTAAGGCTACATTCGAAGTGATCTGGGAAGGATTGAGAAAGTTTGCGGATGAGAACCAAGATGACAAAGTCACGCAAGAGGAGTGGCTGAAAATGTGGACGGAATGCGTCAGGGCCGCAGAAAATGGAACAGACCTACCTGATTGGCAGAAAAGATACATGAACTTTATGTTTGACGTCATTGATACTTCaggtaatatatacatattttttttcagttagaTTTTAGTTTTGTTAGCTTTTGTATTTTTAAGATGAGAGAGGGCTATGATTGATGTGATGGgattttatgccttactcaatcatatttcacgtatatgacgcCTTACTCAATCATATCTCACGTATATGAcgccgaccagcattatgataagaggaagccgggcagagcccgggggaaacacataACCATCCTCAAGTTCCGGGCAGGTCCACATATAggaaaaaaacagttttgatttgCAAGGGGAGTAGGGGTAGCCTTGAAAATGGATGATGAGAACTAAAATTGATACGCACGATCGTACAGACGATTGTTGTTATATTTCGCCATTTGTTGCATTCACAGGTGATGACCTTATTGACGTAAAGGAATACACCACTGTGTTCACCTCTTACGGTGCCTCCAAGTCCAACTGCGAAGCAGCCTTTGAAAAATTCTCAGACGTAAGTAACAAATCCGAATGTAAAATTCACAAGgaagtgacacattttcagGCGTAAGTAACAAATCCGAATGTAAAATTCACAAGAAAGTGACACATTTCCAGACGTAAGTAACAAATGCGAATGTAAACTTTACAAGgaagtgacacattttcagaCGTAAGTAACAAATCCGAATGTAAAATTCACAAAgaagtgacacattttcagaCGTAAGTAACAAATCCGAATGTAAAATTCACAAAgaagtgacacattttcagaCGTAAGTAACAAATCCGAATGTAAAATTCACAAGGAAGTGACACTTTTCCAACGTAAATAACAaatcagggcccagtttcacaaagaagCGTACGGCAATTTTTTATCTTACATTTGTCTTACGATAGTTTGTACTTCGCTGTTAAcgttgtcctatatgtgtgatCTATGACAAGTACGGCATTTCTGTGAAAGTGGCACCTAAACCTAAAGTTcccaaaaagtggaaaattgtCAGACGTCATTAGCAATGTGAATTATTTTCTCATTAATTTTTCAGATAATGGTCATAGAATATAGTTTGCaagtaaatgcatatatttaccGAAGCATTTGTGAATTATGAAGTATTCATTCGCAAGGATTTTATTATCTCGCAATAAGCAGCAAAGAGTCAGCGGATTGACATGTGAATCGAGTTAACAGCCTTTAATAATACTGAGGCAGTATTCTTCACTCCATTGGAGATCTTTGTCTTACCAAAGtttctaaagtacatgtatgttaactaAAGTAATTAGTACCGTTGTTCTCAGAGCTCATCTGGAAACTTTGCCAATCAACATTACGCTTTCAAGACAACGATATTAACTCTAAAGCTTCCGTTTCTCTTTTTATCAATCAGCCAAAATGTTGAATGGTGTACACACAGGGGCGGTAACTCCACATATGATAAACATGTTGTCTCTGCAGAGTAAAACGTTTCGGTTTGTGGTAACTCCACATATAACAAACATGTTGTCTCTGCAGGGTTAACGTTTCGGTTTAAACAGGCCTACGTGTCAGTTGACTGTTATGTCACAGTTGGCTCTGACGTCACGATTGCATCTGACGTCAGAGTCGCTTATGgtagtggtttcctccagcttTTGTctgctttctttctttcatcCATGCATAAACGCAATCGACGTCATACAAGTCAGTTGTTTTgcattttacaaatatatgttaaataaataaatgaaaatgttttatatttctcttatttttCCCTCAGGGCGGCCGCACTCAGATTAACCGCAGTGCTTTTGAGACGCTTTGGAAAGAGTACTTTGTCTCTAAAGATGTTAACGCAAACGGAAACTACCTTTTTTCTCAAAGGTTCTTTTAGACaattaaagattaaaaaaataactggaAACCTTTCACTTTGACATACGTATATTGTATTTGCCGAAAATGCTGTCATATCCCCACGTTTCAATTACGATGTCCATTTTTGTTAGCTAGATAAAATTATATGATGTTCTTCAGGGAAGCACGTAACGTGTTGCATTGGAGTTTTTATTAAATTGAGTACATATGAGAAGGTGTCATTTTTTTCTCGGTGTGTAACCAAATGTTCCTCGATTAAAGACTAACAaggtgtatatgtgtgtcaGGGCTGTCAGTGTAAAAATATCGTATACCGACTGTTTCTCCTAAATTCTCGTTATTCATTAACTTAAGTGTTTATTTTTCTAATAAGCGTGATCATTGTTTATTCAGATGAAAccgtttgtttttgtttttttttaacaaaatttacgAGGAATATAAACGAATGAGGTCACTCTCATGCCAAAGGTTCCGTTATATCTCAAGTTAATCTAACTTGCTCCTTTAGTTAGCTCCCCTCTTCAAGCcttaagttggttagcgcgctggcgcagcgtaatgacccgggcgcctctcaccaatacggtttCTGTGAGTTCGagttcagcccatgctggcttcctctccggccttaagtgggaaggtctgccagcaatatgcggatggtcgtgggttccccccgggctcttctcggtttcctcccaccataatgttggccgttgtcgtataagtgaaatattcaggagtgcggcgtaaaacactaatcgcataaataaataaaaagatgaaCTGTTACTGATGGTGTTCTGGGGGAATCCTGTACCAGCATGCTCTATATATCCCATTGCTGAGTGTAGAATTCTGTTGGATAACGATATAAGCAATTTTTTGGTGTCAAGTTTGCTTAGGTATCAACTTTTCTGCTTTTTCAGTCTGCCAATATCcagatacaatgtatataccGATTTTATCATTACGACATCGGTGCTATCGGTTTGAAACCATTTATACACGAATTAATTACCATCTACGTTAAAAATTCTTTGTACTCTGCAGTAAAATATTCCCCAAATCTTTTTTATAACCACTGTT
It includes:
- the LOC135462863 gene encoding sarcoplasmic calcium-binding proteins I, III, and IV-like encodes the protein MAEYQLSEFQKKKILHVFNVFYDSNLDGVIEWADFELALQKICGIHKWEVGSEKHRNAKATFEVIWEGLRKFADENQDDKVTQEEWLKMWTECVRAAENGTDLPDWQKRYMNFMFDVIDTSGDDLIDVKEYTTVFTSYGASKSNCEAAFEKFSDGGRTQINRSAFETLWKEYFVSKDVNANGNYLFSQRFF